A window of Solanum stenotomum isolate F172 chromosome 3, ASM1918654v1, whole genome shotgun sequence contains these coding sequences:
- the LOC125857711 gene encoding uncharacterized protein LOC125857711 isoform X1 — MNSMNGSQVIKFLYSYGGRIVLRRSDGKLRYIGGFTRVLSVDKSISFAELMVKFGESCGSSMSLKCKLPTEDLDVLVSITCDEDLMNLIQEYDRVSALTNQEMKIRAVLFPLNSVKKVSPPSSPMSCFDFPASRMKPEKLRCRNSPPSYAAAAARCCSPALGYPVGGRKDGGKFYYPCCDHGSPMHLYYVAQRNHSQ, encoded by the exons ATGAACTCTATGAACGGTTCACAAGTGATCAAGTTTCTGTATAGTTACGGCGGGAGAATCGTCCTTCGTCGTTCCGATGGAAAGCTCCGTTACATCGGTGGTTTTACCAGAGTTCTCTCTGTTGACAAGTCTATTTCGTTTGCAG AGTTGATGGTGAAGTTTGGAGAATCGTGTGGATCGTCAATGAGTTTGAAGTGTAAGTTGCCGACTGAGGATTTGGATGTTTTAGTTTCAATTACTTGTGATGAGGATCTGATGAATCTGATTCAAGAGTACGATCGAGTTTCTGCGTTGACGAATCAGGAGATGAAGATTAGAGCTGTTTTATTTCCTCTCAATTCGGTGAAAAAAGTTTCTCCTCCGTCATCTCCAATGTCGTGTTTTGACTTTCCGGCATCGAGAATGAAGCCGGAAAAGCTCAGATGTAGAAATTCACCTCCGTCGTATGCGGCGGCGGCGGCTAGGTGTTGTTCTCCAGCTTTGGGATATCCAGTCGGCGGAAGGAAAGACGGTGGGAAGTTTTACTACCCTTGCTGTGACCATGGAAGCCCTATGCATCTTTACTATGTTGCTCAACGAAACCATAGCCAGTAG
- the LOC125857711 gene encoding uncharacterized protein LOC125857711 isoform X2, with translation MNSMNGSQVIKFLYSYGGRIVLRRSDGKLRYIGGFTRVLSVDKSISFAELMVKFGESCGSSMSLKCKLPTEDLDVLVSITCDEDLMNLIQEYDRVSALTNQEMKIRAVLFPLNSVKKVSPPSSPMSCFDFPASRMKPEKLRCRNSPPSYAAAAARCCSPALGYPVGGRKDGDPFGILSWQKGLEQLA, from the exons ATGAACTCTATGAACGGTTCACAAGTGATCAAGTTTCTGTATAGTTACGGCGGGAGAATCGTCCTTCGTCGTTCCGATGGAAAGCTCCGTTACATCGGTGGTTTTACCAGAGTTCTCTCTGTTGACAAGTCTATTTCGTTTGCAG AGTTGATGGTGAAGTTTGGAGAATCGTGTGGATCGTCAATGAGTTTGAAGTGTAAGTTGCCGACTGAGGATTTGGATGTTTTAGTTTCAATTACTTGTGATGAGGATCTGATGAATCTGATTCAAGAGTACGATCGAGTTTCTGCGTTGACGAATCAGGAGATGAAGATTAGAGCTGTTTTATTTCCTCTCAATTCGGTGAAAAAAGTTTCTCCTCCGTCATCTCCAATGTCGTGTTTTGACTTTCCGGCATCGAGAATGAAGCCGGAAAAGCTCAGATGTAGAAATTCACCTCCGTCGTATGCGGCGGCGGCGGCTAGGTGTTGTTCTCCAGCTTTGGGATATCCAGTCGGCGGAAGGAAAGACG GGGACCCATTTGGCATACTGAGCTGGCAAAAAGGATTGGAGCAACTTGCGTGA
- the LOC125857717 gene encoding uncharacterized protein LOC125857717, translated as MLQYPSFMLQYPCSTRIIPTSFLLPAQWPQPHSDELLLAMEESDFEEKCNEIRKMNSNLVVIGKTNIDNDKEDFDNEAEDDDADNGDESEGDDFEQETG; from the exons ATGTTGCAGTATCCATCATTCATGTTACAGTATCCATGCTCTACTCGGATCATTCCGACGTCGTTTTTACTCCCTGCTCAGTGGCCTCAACCTCACAGCGACGAGCTCCTCCTTGCCATGGAGGAATCTGATTTCGAAGAAAAG TGCAATGAAATCAGAAAGATGAACAGCAACTTAGTTGTAATTGGGAAGACTAACATAGACAATGATAAAGAAGACTTTGACAATGAAGCAGAGGATGATGATGCAGACAATGGCGATGAATCAGAGGGTGATGACTTTGAGCAGGAAACTGGTTGA